A portion of the Gallus gallus isolate bGalGal1 chromosome 16, bGalGal1.mat.broiler.GRCg7b, whole genome shotgun sequence genome contains these proteins:
- the BG1 gene encoding uncharacterized protein LOC426940 isoform X31, whose translation MHFLLGCNHPSFTLPWRTLLPYLVALHLLQPGSAQLRVVAPSLRVTANVGQDVVLRCQLSPCKDAWSSDIRWIQHRTSGFVHHYQNGEDLEQMEEYKGRTELLRDGLSDGNLDLRITAVSTSDSGSYSCAVQDGDGYADAVVDLEVSDPFSQITHPWKVALAVIVTILVGSFVITVFLYRKKGELSMEGMEHREVLSRDRDGRGGAELWSVEQLRPQSRWSLAAYQNKDLGVLAWEQPWDEKVFPLTMHFLCFYFAEGKDAELERMDAKLETLAESLERRNAEFAEKLASDLERRNAQLDKLASDLVQQTKAVEKLNSQWSKLQSLKLTKSDTIQNNCIGYEKSPQAVNYSPLSNPEKHHEAKRRWYIKSDYPQYPNQRGVGPAHVGTHGTPI comes from the exons ATGCACTTTCTATTGGGCTGCAACCACCCCAGTTTCACCCTTCCCTGGAGGACCCTCCTGCCTTATCTCGTGGCTCTGCACCTCCTCCAGCCGGGATCAG cccagctcagggtGGTGGCACCGAGCCTCCGTGTCACTGCCAACGTGGGACAGGATGTTGTGCTGCGCTGCCAGTTGTCCCCTTGCAAGGATGCTTGGAGCTCAGACATCAGATGGATCCAGCACCGGACCTCTGGTTTTGTGCACCACTATCAAAATGGAGAGGACCTGGAGCAGATGGAGGAATATAAAGGGAGAACAGAACTGCTCAGGGATGGTCTCTCTGATGGAAACCTGGATTTGCGCATCACTGCTGTGAGCACCTCTGATAGTGGCTcatacagctgtgctgtgcaggatggTGATGGCTATGCAGACGCTGTGGTGGACCTGGAGGTGTCAG ACCCCTTTTCCCAGATCACCCATCCCTGGAAGGTGGCTCTGGCTGTGATCGTCACAATTCTGGTTGGGTCATTTGTCATCACTGTTTTTCTCTATAGGAAGAAAGGTGAGTTGAGCATGGAGGGGATGGAGCACAGGGAGGTGTTGAGCAGGGATAGGGATGGTCGgggtggtgctgagctctggtCCGTGGAG cagctgAGACCACAAAGCAGA TGGTCATTGGCCGCTTACCAGAACAAAGATTTGGGGGTATTGGCATGGGAGCAACCATGGGATGAGAAGGTGTTCCCTCTGACCatgcatttcctttgcttctattttgcagagggaaaagatGCAGAGTTGG agagAATGGATGCAAAGTTGG AGACACTAGCTGAAAGTCTGG agagaagaaatgcagagtTCG CAGAGAAACTAGCTTCAGATCTGG AGAGAAGGAATGCACAGTTGG ATAAACTAGCTTCAGACCTGG TGCAACAAACCAAAGCAGTGG agaaATTGAATTCACAGTGGAGTAAGCTGCAGTCATTAAAACTGACCAAATCTGACACCATCCAAAATAACTGCATAGGCTATGAAAAATCCCCCCAGGCCGTGAACTACTCTCCTCTTTCTAACCCAGAGAAACACCACGAAGCAAAGA ggCGATGGTATATAAAGTCTGATTATCCTCAGTACCCAAACCAAAGAGGTGTGGGTCCTGCACATGTGGGCACACATGGGACTCCAATCTGA
- the BG1 gene encoding uncharacterized protein LOC426940 isoform X29: protein MHFLLGCNHPSFTLPWRTLLPYLVALHLLQPGSAQLRVVAPSLRVTANVGQDVVLRCQLSPCKDAWSSDIRWIQHRTSGFVHHYQNGEDLEQMEEYKGRTELLRDGLSDGNLDLRITAVSTSDSGSYSCAVQDGDGYADAVVDLEVSDPFSQITHPWKVALAVIVTILVGSFVITVFLYRKKGELSMEGMEHREVLSRDRDGRGGAELWSVEQLRPQSRWSLAAYQNKDLGVLAWEQPWDEKVFPLTMHFLCFYFAEGKDAELERMDAKLGTLAAELERRDAKLETLAESLERRNAEFAEKLASDLERRNAQLDKLASDLVQQTKAVEKLNSQWSKLQSLKLTKSDTIQNNCIGYEKSPQAVNYSPLSNPEKHHEAKRRWYIKSDYPQYPNQRGVGPAHVGTHGTPI, encoded by the exons ATGCACTTTCTATTGGGCTGCAACCACCCCAGTTTCACCCTTCCCTGGAGGACCCTCCTGCCTTATCTCGTGGCTCTGCACCTCCTCCAGCCGGGATCAG cccagctcagggtGGTGGCACCGAGCCTCCGTGTCACTGCCAACGTGGGACAGGATGTTGTGCTGCGCTGCCAGTTGTCCCCTTGCAAGGATGCTTGGAGCTCAGACATCAGATGGATCCAGCACCGGACCTCTGGTTTTGTGCACCACTATCAAAATGGAGAGGACCTGGAGCAGATGGAGGAATATAAAGGGAGAACAGAACTGCTCAGGGATGGTCTCTCTGATGGAAACCTGGATTTGCGCATCACTGCTGTGAGCACCTCTGATAGTGGCTcatacagctgtgctgtgcaggatggTGATGGCTATGCAGACGCTGTGGTGGACCTGGAGGTGTCAG ACCCCTTTTCCCAGATCACCCATCCCTGGAAGGTGGCTCTGGCTGTGATCGTCACAATTCTGGTTGGGTCATTTGTCATCACTGTTTTTCTCTATAGGAAGAAAGGTGAGTTGAGCATGGAGGGGATGGAGCACAGGGAGGTGTTGAGCAGGGATAGGGATGGTCGgggtggtgctgagctctggtCCGTGGAG cagctgAGACCACAAAGCAGA TGGTCATTGGCCGCTTACCAGAACAAAGATTTGGGGGTATTGGCATGGGAGCAACCATGGGATGAGAAGGTGTTCCCTCTGACCatgcatttcctttgcttctattttgcagagggaaaagatGCAGAGTTGG agagAATGGATGCAAAGTTGG GGACACTAGCTGCAGAACTGG agagAAGGGATGCAAAGTTGG AGACACTAGCTGAAAGTCTGG agagaagaaatgcagagtTCG CAGAGAAACTAGCTTCAGATCTGG AGAGAAGGAATGCACAGTTGG ATAAACTAGCTTCAGACCTGG TGCAACAAACCAAAGCAGTGG agaaATTGAATTCACAGTGGAGTAAGCTGCAGTCATTAAAACTGACCAAATCTGACACCATCCAAAATAACTGCATAGGCTATGAAAAATCCCCCCAGGCCGTGAACTACTCTCCTCTTTCTAACCCAGAGAAACACCACGAAGCAAAGA ggCGATGGTATATAAAGTCTGATTATCCTCAGTACCCAAACCAAAGAGGTGTGGGTCCTGCACATGTGGGCACACATGGGACTCCAATCTGA